A genomic segment from Lineus longissimus chromosome 15, tnLinLong1.2, whole genome shotgun sequence encodes:
- the LOC135499332 gene encoding uncharacterized protein LOC135499332, whose translation MPHTVNPNRRGERERRPTQKALESQLQALQGSRRASVRKQAKAMFAQAKSPEPEVDQDVEEDELGDEEVSAEESELSVRSLSDINKTLQIEALKVKAEAERVKQAIAAEEFKLAQVAEERAFELQQKKELIDLETQVKISTVKAELLAGLENSGKKPVSVRPKPNLPVSESEDDVSSDHRGSYLEYLDKGDPMQFRLFVRAFEHGVIDKTDSPKDHIYYLEQYTSGEPQELVRSCIHMDRAKGYKRAMKLLKLNFGDEYRISTAYVEKAMKWPSIKAEDAAGIKKYALFLLGCLNTMKDIEYMRELDHPKNLQELSSKLPFKMRAQWRSRALDISDKNKRAKFEDFVTFVDRQSRLLNDPVFGSIVDSKPVSQEKPKARYGKPASAKTSFATACSAVRPSSDQHRNNVNNVGKSDSVKSCLYCKGTHGLDVCRRLQHTPNNDRIRFLRAQKLCFGCLMSDGHVSKNCTNRLQCEVCSGLHPTCLHRSQKVDTAAQELRNCCTSGLISEYAMPVVPVLVKSVSGDKAIKTDALLDTGSSATFCSETLMERLNLRGSKVKTNISTMSDKSEPSTGYLLKGLEVSGLDTGVFTELPEVFTQSELPVSKDDIPKQEDIDRWPYLSKVKIPEIDADVDLLIGSNAPKAMEPYEIVQSRDSGPYVIRTLLGWSVNGPVKPGKTRSELSSFRVSVNKVSVLERQLHQYFNQDFSEHLADDEKELSQDDRRFLDIAKISVYMEEGHYVLGLPFKSDSVIMPNNRSQAEQRAATLAKKFARNSEFHTEYKAFMDNVLTKGYAREVPTEQLNRCDGKTWYLPHHGVYHPKKKKKLRVVFDCAARFGGTSLNDQLLQGPNLTNTLVGTLLRFRQDNVAVMGDVESMFYQVRVPPEQASFLRFLYWKDGDTSGPLIEYQMMVHLFGASSSPSCANFALRQTALDNQHLYEKDVTDTLLKHMYVDDCLRNQPSDASAIPLVANVVELCAKGGFRLTQWTSNSRPVVESVPAEDRAKGMKDIDLDKDNLPLERALGVQWDPESDKFGFKTIDKDKLPTRRGILSVTSSVYDPIGFLSPFILKAKLILQDLCRLGIDWDDDIPEEHMAKWQRWLSDLPKVSNFKTDRCVKPKDFNNVVSSQLVHFSDSSEAGYGVVSYLRLVNGDGRIHCCLLLSKSRVAPLKHISIPRMELTAATVAVRVDRMLRKELDLTLDKSIFFTDSTAVIKYIRNKGTRFKTFVANRLEIIHDGSDASQWCYIDTKCNPADHASRGLWADAFLNCSSWSNGLEFLWKPMEEWPTYPSVIANLVGANNVDDLEIKCAAVGAVSSVDIEDSASETVRKLINHYSSWSGLKRGVALILRVRGELLRRSRVRKQNLDVQRHDVTCSPLTVDDLRKAEKAILVFSQRETFCEEIKCLEEGSGNVVKRASTLYQLDPFLEDSLVRVGGRLSNSAMPRKAKHPVILPKNCHVSQLILQDIHRNLLHSGRNHMIAKLRQRFWITNANSAATKVISDCVTCRRHRSKVIEQKMADLPQDRLIPDEPPFSRTGVDYFGPIEVKRGRGTVKRYGVLFTCLTVRAVHLELADSLDTDSCINAIRRFVARRGQVVKLRSNNGTNFVASEKELKLAFRSIDQSRIQQMLAKQGIVWEFNTPYAPHQGGIWERQVQTVKRKLKVILKEQSVSDEGLRTLLCEVEAVVNDRPLTRASSDPSDLEVLTPNQLLLLKSQPYLPVGTFDKNDLYTRRRWRQVQFLADLFWKRWIQEYLPLLQTRQKWLTPRRNVVPGDICLIVDQSSPRGAWPMAKIVETFPDKRGFVRRVRLRTATGTVLDRPVHKLCLLLEMDEPQQD comes from the exons ATGCCCCATACAGTAAATCCCAATCGTCGGGGTGAGCGTGAGCGTAGGCCTACTCAAAAGGCCCTTGAAAGCCAGTTACAAGCCTTACAGGGTTCCAGAAGGGCCTCTGTCAGAAAGCAGGCAAAGGCTATGTTTGCTCAGGCAAAGAGTCCTGAGCCAGAAGTCGATCAGGATGTCGAAGAGGACGAGTTAGGTGACGAAGAAGTTAGCGCAGAGGAATCTGAACTCAGTGTGAGAAGTTTGTCGGACATCAACAAGACGTTGCAAATTGAGGCTTTGAAGGTGAAAGCTGAGGCTGAGCGTGTAAAACAAGCAATTGCGGCAGAAGAGTTCAAGCTTGCTCAGGTAGCAGAGGAGAGGGCATTTGAGCTTCAACAGAAAAAGGAGTTAATCGATTTGGAGACCCAAGTGAAAATCTCCACTGTCAAAGCAGAACTGTTGGCTGGACTTGAGAACTCTGGTAAAAAGCCTGTCAGCGTTAGGCCCAAACCCAATTTGCCCGTTTCTGAATCTGAAGATGATGTCAGCAGTGATCATAGGGGATCCTACTTGGAGTATTTAGATAAAG GCGATCCAATGCAGTTCAGGTTGTTTGTTAGAGCTTTTGAGCATGGCGTTATCGACAAGACTGATAGTCCCAAGGATCATATTTACTACCTTGAGCAATACACTTCTGGAGAGCCTCAAGAGTTGGTGAGAAGTTGCATCCACATGGATCGTGCAAAGGGCTACAAGAGGGCTATGAAGCTCTTAAAGTTGAACTTTGGGGATGAGTACCGCATTTCGACTGCCTATGTTGAGAAAGCGATGAAATGGCCGAGCATCAAGGCAGAGGATGCGGCAGGGATCAAGAAGTATGCCTTGTTTTTGCTGGGTTGTCTGAATACGATGAAGGACATAGAGTACATGAGGGAACTTGACCACCCCAAAAACCTCCAGGAGCTGAGTTCCAAACTTCCGTTCAAAATGAGGGCTCAATGGAGAAGCCGTGCTCTTGACATTTCAGACAAGAACAAAAGAGCCAAATTTGAGGACTTTGTCACTTTTGTTGACAGGCAATCACGTTTGCTTAACGATCCAGTATTTGGGTCAATCGTTGACAGTAAACCGGTTTCCCAGGAGAAACCAAAGGCGAGATATGGAAAACCTGCTTCAGCAAAGACTAGCTTTGCAACCGCTTGTAGTGCAGTGAGGCCAAGTTCTGATCAACATAGGAACAATGTCAACAATGTGGGCAAGTCAGATAGTGTTAAATCATGCCTGTACTGCAAGGGTACTCATGGCTTGGACGTTTGCAGACGTTTACAGCACACGCCAAACAATGATAGGATCCGCTTTCTAAGAGCGCAGAAGTTGTGTTTTGGCTGCTTGATGAGCGATGGTCATGTGAGCAAAAACTGTACTAACAGGCTTCAATGTGAGGTGTGTTCAGGATTACATCCAACCTGCTTGCATAGGTCACAGAAAGTGGACACCGCAGCACAGGAGTTGAGGAACTGTTGCACGTCCGGGCTCATTTCAGAATACGCTATGCCGGTTGTGCCCGTATTGGTGAAGTCAGTAAGTGGTGACAAGGCAATAAAGACTGATGCCCTTCTCGACACAGGAAGTTCGGCTACATTCTGTTCTGAGACACTGATGGAACGACTGAATCTTCGAGGATCGAAGGTAAAAACTAACATCTCTACGATGTCCGATAAGTCTGAGCCATCGACCGGTTACCTGCTGAAGGGATTGGAAGTTAGCGGCCTTGATACTGGTGTGTTCACTGAGCTACCTGAAGTGTTTACTCAGTCCGAGTTACCCGTGAGTAAGGATGACATTCCTAAGCAAGAGGACATTGATAGATGGCCGTATCTCAGTAAAGTTAAGATTCCAGAGATTGATGCAGACGTTGATTTGCTGATAGGTTCGAATGCGCCAAAGGCTATGGAGCCTTATGAGATTGTACAAAGCCGGGACAGTGGTCCCTACGTCATTAGGACTCTATTGGGCTGGTCAGTCAATGGTCCCGTGAAACCTGGCAAGACACGAAGTGAGTTGAGTAGCTTTCGTGTTTCTGTGAACAAAGTGAGTGTTTTGGAGAGACAGCTACACCAGTATTTCAATCAGGACTTTAGTGAGCATTTAGCAGATGACGAGAAAGAGTTATCTCAGGATGATCGGCGATTtctggacattgccaaaatttcaGTGTACATGGAGGAAGGTCATTATGTTCTTGGCCTGCCCTTCAAGAGTGATTCTGTTATCATGCCAAACAACAGATCTCAAGCAGAACAGCGTGCAGCTACATTGGCAAAAAAGTTTGCCAGGAATAGTGAGTTTCATACGGAGTACAAGGCCTTTATGGACAATGTGTTGACAAAGGGATATGCTCGAGAAGTGCCGACTGAGCAGTTGAATCGTTGCGATGGTAAAACATGGTACCTACCACATCACGGAGTGTACCacccgaagaagaagaagaagctgcgTGTTGTGTTCGATTGTGCGGCAAGATTTGGCGGGACATCTCTTAATGATCAACTCCTACAGGGGCCAAACCTCACTAACACTCTTGTTGGTACACTTCTGAGATTCAGACAGGACAATGTTGCAGTCATGGGTGACGTGGAGTCAATGTTCTATCAGGTTCGCGTGCCCCCTGAACAAGCTAGCTTCTTGAGATTCTTGTACTGGAAAGATGGAGACACATCCGGTCCGCTCATTGAATACCAGATGATGGTGCATTTGTTCGGTGCCTCATCTTCACCAAGTTGCGCCAATTTTGCCCTCAGGCAAACCGCTTTGGACAATCAACACCTGTATGAGAAGGATGTCACAGACACTCTACTAAAACACATGTACGTCGATGACTGTCTTCGAAACCAGCCCAGTGATGCCAGTGCCATCCCTTTGGTGGCTAATGTGGTGGAGCTTTGCGCCAAGGGTGGATTTAGACTCACACAATGGACTAGTAATAGTAGACCTGTAGTTGAGTCAGTTCCAGCTGAAGACAGGGCCAAAGGCATGAAGGACATCGATTTGGATAAGGACAATTTGCCCCTTGAGAGGGCACTAGGGGTCCAATGGGATCCAGAGTCAGACAAGTTTGGCTTTAAGACGATAGACAAAGATAAGCTGCCAACGCGCCGTGGTATCTTATCTGTGACAAGCTCAGTGTATGATCCGATCGGCTTTCTTTCACCGTTCATTCTGAAAGCTAAGTTGATTCTGCAGGACTTATGCCGCCTTGGAATAGATTGGGACGATGATATCCCTGAGGAGCATATGGCTAAGTGGCAGAGATGGTTGTCAGATTTACCTAAGGTTTCAAACTTCAAGACAGACAGGTGTGTCAAACCGAAGGACTTTAACAATGTAGTTTCTTCCCAGTTGGTTCACTTCAGTGACAGTAGTGAAGCTGGATATGGGGTAGTGTCTTACCTCAGACTGGTGAATGGCGATGGAAGGATCCACTGCTGCTTGCTACTTAGCAAATCTCGTGTTGCACCGCTCAAACATATCTCAATTCCAAGAATGGAATTGACAGCAGCCACTGTAGCTGTTCGTGTTGATAGAATGCTCAGAAAGGAGTTAGACTTAACCCTCGACAAGTCAATCTTCTTCACTGACAGTACCGCTGTCATCAAGTACATTAGGAACAAGGGTACCAGGTTCAAAACATTTGTTGCCAATCGACTAGAAATCATCCATGATGGATCTGATGCTTCCCAGTGGTGTTACATTGACACAAAATGTAACCCAGCAGATCATGCTTCGAGAGGCCTGTGGGCAGACGCCTTCTTGAACTGTAGTTCTTGGTCCAATGGTCTAGAGTTTCTGTGGAAACCTATGGAGGAATGGCCGACTTACCCCAGCGTCATAGCCAACCTTGTTGGAGCAAACAACGTGGATGATCTTGAGATCAAGTGTGCTGCAGTTGGTGCAGTTAGTTCAGTTGACATAGAGGATAGTGCGTCTGAAACTGTAAGAAAGCTGATAAATCACTACTCATCTTGGAGTGGGCTGAAGAGAGGCGTAGCGCTGATACTTAGGGTGCGTGGAGAGCTTCTGCGCCGCAGCAGAGTTCGTAAACAGAACTTAGATGTTCAGAGGCATGATGTGACTTGCAGTCCGCTGACTGTTGACGACTTGAGAAAAGCTGAGAAAGCCATTCTAGTTTTCTCTCAACGCGAGACATTTTGTGAGGAAATCAAATGTCTTGAGGAAGGATCAGGAAATGTTGTGAAAAGAGCCAGTACATTGTACCAACTTGATCCATTCCTAGAGGATAGTCTGGTCAGAGTTGGAGGTCGGTTGAGTAATTCAGCTATGCCAAGGAAAGCAAAACATCCAGTGATTTTGCCTAAAAACTGTCATGTTTCTCAGCTGATACTCCAGGACATCCATAGAAACTTACTGCATAGTGGTAGAAATCATATGATAGCGAAACTCAGGCAGAGATTTTGGATTACTAATGCCAATTCAGCTGCCACAAAGGTGATTTCAGACTGTGTTACTTGCAGGAGACATCGATCAAAGGTGATTGAACAGAAAATGGCAGACTTGCCGCAGGACAGGTTAATTCCTGACGAACCGCCATTCTCTCGGACAGGAGTTGATTACTTTGGTCCAATCGAGGTCAAAAGAGGTCGTGGTACGGTAAAGCGCTATGGTGTGTTGTTCACATGTTTGACTGTCAGAGCTGTACACCTTGAATTGGCAGACAGTTTAGACACGGACTCTTGTATCAATGCGATTCGAAGATTCGTTGCCCGTAGAGGTCAAGTTGTAAAGCTGCGCTCGAATAATGGCACTAACTTTGTTGCATCTGAAAAGGAACTAAAGTTAGCATTTCGCAGTATTGACCAGAGTAGGATCCAGCAAATGTTGGCGAAGCAAGGCATTGTGTGGGAGTTCAACACTCCCTATGCTCCTCACCAAGGAGGCATTTGGGAGCGCCAGGTTCAAACTGTGAAACGGAAGTTGAAGGTTATTTTGAAGGAACAATCTGTGAGTGACGAGGGACTGCGTACTTTGCTTTGTGAAGTTGAGGCAGTGGTTAATGACCGACCACTCACTAGAGCATCAAGTGACCCTAGTGATTTGGAAGTTCTTACTCCAAATCAGCTGTTGTTGTTGAAGTCACAACCGTACTTGCCTGTTGGAACATTTGATAAGAATGACCTGTACACAAGGCGTAGATGGAGACAGGTCCAATTTCTGGCTGACTTGTTTTGGAAGAGATGGATCCAGGAATACCTTCCCCTTCTCCAAACAAGGCAGAAATGGCTCACTCCCAGGAGGAACGTGGTTCCTGGAGACATTTGTTTGATTGTGGATCAGAGTTCCCCGCGAGGTGCTTGGCCAATGGCCAAGATTGTTGAGACTTTTCCTGACAAAAGGGGTTTTGTCAGACGTGTAAGGTTGCGAACAGCAACTGGAACTGTACTGGATAGACCTGTCCACAAACTGTGTCTGTTACTAGAAATGGATGAACCTCAGCAAGACTAA